ttcttgaacgtatcccttagctacaagtcttgccttatatttgttgacagtaccatcatcattccgttttattttgaagatccacttaagaccaatcacttttaccccacctggcttatcaactagaaaccaaatcttgtttctgttgattgaaataatttcttctctacatgcttgtgtccatttagtcgagacctttacttcctgaaaattccttggttcatcattaaaaGAAAGTAAcattatctcacattcttctgcagcttgaagaacataatactCCAGATATTGTggattttgtatctgtcttgttgtttGTCGCGGTGGAAtaggttgagttatttcatcgatctcttcttcttcttcttcttcttctacttcttcgttattctcagtgttttcattattctcttcttcttcttgattaacatcaatgtttccattggtattgatgattatgggtccttcgccttcatcaattacttgaccccatctcatgtgaaacattcctggatccctacttggtccatcattagtttctttccagttccagtttgctttttcatcgaataccacgtCGCGACTTACTAccactctgaatgttgttgcttttggaaaaccttgacgcgtttgtttcccaactaaacatgattcacagatccttgattcatcgtttatctgtggtagccctcgaaccatcttgttctgaaacataatttttaaggttctgaaacttatgtgtcctaaccttgcgtgccacttccatgtatgatcttccagtctcgtattcagacacaatggccttccaatcatgagacttatcttgtagagtctattctgtgagcgtgagactctaactaaaagtcttccacttgggtcatgaactgttagataatcttgtcgcattctaacatcacatccaacttctgtagcttgtcctaaacttagaatgttgctttgtaagtttgggatgaagtagatgtttgtgacaagcttctgttctctggtcttgctctgaaatagaattgatcctttcccttcaatttctacagaagatccatccccaaacttcacttgtcctttgattttctcattgagttcagaaaagtagtgtctcttaccagtcatgtgattgctggctccactATCTAAATATCAGATTCTTatttctccatcctttgattcgtagttctttagTATTaggttcccttcgtttaagaatacaaatTCGTGCATGAAAAgggttgtatctgcttcccttgtttcattcttgtttgtttcttccatcttttgtattctttcagggcatacagaggagaagtgtcctggtttatcacatctgtaacaaataatgtttgatctatccttcttttctttcccttggttttgatcattctgacttgttgttctatcttgtgagttaaaccttcctccccttcctcggcctctgtttcctctaccacctcttccacgacctcttcctcttgtcgcagagttttgttggtaagagtttgtgtacaagagttttccttgagtttctccattgttttcttcatcaaggattctttcttcatatgctttcaatcttccaattatatcttcatagctagtcttctttaaatctaagacttgttcgagagaatctatgatatgaatatacttggatcttggtaaactattgagaaacttctttaccagtttatcttcatcaatggattgtccaagtgacgtagcttttgaggctatcaatagtatcagtgtctttcatcttcagtctttcaaattcagacattaaagTTTGCATACGGGCTTCTTTTACTCGATcaactccgagattacgtgcctttattgcatcccaaattttctttgaagtttcctgttcaccaacttgtagaacaagacattctggtattgcttgaaagagtaatccaatgggaacattgtttttgtctgggtccaatgtaccaggatcaattgtttcccaaactttgtagattttcatcagtaccttcattctcatggcccatactgtgtagtttgtggcgttgaggattggaacttgtattgatggtggcgtgaactgttttgcacccacaatggtggtttcgttttccatggctcagaaacaagctctgataccaattaatggcaactgcaagatgaaacttagcttatataaagacaactctctttattgatgtttagaaaatctctcaaaactaaacacaagctctaatcttgctcatatgatcaaccactactttggtgatcatatatatatagaactatgaattccttttcctagtcctattaccttattacatgtctttccttttcttagaactagatgacttctaattcccttaggattacatcaatttcctaattttGTCccaaccagcttgttagtgacttctatgttgaagtttaaccaacagacCGTGGACATACGTAAGATACTCGAATAATCTCCATTTACATAAATGATTCCTATTCATAAGAATATAGTTTAAACAGTAAACCTAGAGTAACAAATTATCTTGTAAACTAAAGCTTATCTTGCTAGTAAACAGGATTTACTAGATTACATAATCTTGTAGGTGTTGCCCGTTTATTGACCGCACGGTTGTGTTATACTCTTAACAGTGTATGAGGCTGAACTTTATGGTGCACACACACTAGTGAAGAACCACATTGTGCCAGTTAGCACTCGTGAAAATTGCAACATCATTTTTGTTTTTAGGGGTGTGACAATTTCCATTTAATGGACCTATTTCTCGTACGATTCTCGTACGAAAACACTATTGGCGGCCACAATTTACAGTCCAGCTAGTGGTCCAATCTTATGTGgcatttcatttatttatttttttggtttgaagCATGGCGTTTCATGGTTGGTTGGCATTGTTTTCTAGGCCCGATTGTTTTCAAAAGGATTTCTTTCCTTTACTTTTCTTTTGATACCAATAGAAATTGAATTAACGATTATTCCATTCTCTGCTTAATTTCTCAGTTCTAGCTACTTTGGACAGAATGTCCGCTACTTTATTACATTCTAGGCCCGGCCGTTTTCAGAAGATCTTGTTCTCTTCCAAAATTTTCAGGGTTTAAACTGTTGGGCTATGAATTTGGACCCCGAATCACTAATGAACTTTTGCAGTCTACAGTTCAAACAGGGCAATGTGTTCAAGTGAAAAATATCGCTAATTTGATTATGATTAATGTAAAACCAGAAGAAATATAACATATAATAAGGCGCAAGATTAGGACTAAACCAAATAATTCTATTCATGCTTTTCACTATTACAAGATTTCTTCTTATTATCATCTCGATAAAGATGGAATAATGATGATGACAATATGGATGGATAGAGGTTTAATGATACCAAGTCCCTAAGAGAAATATATAGTGAAGAAATAGCAATAATAATAACTAAGCCGAAACTATAATATATGCTCATTCGAATCTCCATTGGCCTATGATCTGGATTTTTATGTACGTCTTCAAGAGAATCACACAATGGTTTCAGTTGGTCTGACGATAACTACTGCAGGGTCAACGCCGTCGCAAACTATGATCTGGTGAGTGTCGGGCGCTCcagtttcttttttgtttttatccATGTCCGTCTCAAGTTTGGTTAAATCGACGACGTTTAGGGCTACTTCTGGTACTGGTACGACATCTTTCTTTGCATTTCTGTAGATTACGTATAGCAACATCTGAGCAATCCCGAAGATGAACCCTAATACGTTTGGCAACTGAAAATCAAACCGAAATCATTATATTAGTAAAAGAGTGTATAAATTATTTCATAATACAAGGCAATTGGTGGTTTTTAGTTGTTACTTACTGCAATGTAGTAATCCTTCACCAACAGACCATAAAAGAACCACATCACGGCACATAGTGTGAGACAGCAAGATAAGGGAAATGGCAAAAATTCGACACTCTTTGTCCTTATCACTTTTCTCTGCAAAACCCAAACAAAACTAATCAGCAAAAACCATTTGAGCTTGTAAAAATTTTAATCTGACATGGTTATAAACTGCATGTTTTCTGTAATTATAATTTATACCATAATCATGAGAGGAGCAGCAAATACGCAGACTGAAAAGACAGAGCAAATCCAACCAAGAGCTGTCAATCGCACCGATGCCTTGTGAATCAAGTAGTATGTAGAAAGTAAGATTGTGCCAAATGATATTACGTTCACCATGAGCAACATCTTTACTGTAGAAAACTGCAAGGGGAAAGAGACTTGTCTTAGAACCAGTTCACCTCTTGAATATAaaccaaattaatatatatgcaCTTGACAGATACTCACTCTTGCTGGTTGAGGAGCATAAACCAAGTAGATAATGATGTAAAGAGATTCAATGGTGCATCCAATAGCATTGATAGGAATTAGCAGGGATTTATCACTCTTTAGTAAACCATAATACATCCACAACATGGCACTAAACAGTGCTACTACATATGGCAGTGATTGAAACCCTTCTGATGATTTTCTCTTATAAACCCTGTAAAATGTTTGCCTTcaccaaaaacaaacaaaaaaatgttaTGATTCCTCCCGAACAATTAAACAACAACAAAGAGAACCTGCTAATTAAGATTGATATTTTGTAAGGGAAAGAGAGATTACAGTGGGGCCAGATACACCATGAATGACACAATGTTGCCTACAAAATCACGAAAGCAAAACACACAAATGATCAGAACTAAGATTAACAAAGAAAATTTTAGGAAGAAATTCTACAGAGAAAGGAGAAGGTCTGTGATAAGATAGTAATACCAAGAATGCCAAATATGAAGACTAATAAAGGAGCTGCCATTTTCTTGAGCTAAAGATTTTCTGTTGAAGCTCTCTTGCAGAAACTAATAGTTACTCTTGAAGTTGCAAAGAGAGAGCTTGAGGAATTTCTATAACCTAGACAAGGGTTTATATACTCGTCAGTGAATGAGATGTGATCGTGATGGGTTTGATAAAGCTTGCTAAGCTTTTTTATGTTGGCTTCTTCAAGCTTCTTTCTTCAAGCTATAATGTAGTCCAAAAATGGTTGTTAATGGAAGTTACAATTTATTGCCACCAATAAATGGAAAATGTGTGCATTTTATGATCCTCGGAGGGTAATTTTAAGCCCATTCCGTGTTACATTGGTTTTGTACTATATGTTCAAGCTTCAAGGAAAATACTTGTGTTAAATCAgtatttataatttttatttttattttagaaaatcAGCAGCAGTTATAATAAACTCGAGCAATGTCGATTGTACCTGCATTGAGATGAGCCATAGGTTTGGGTCGCCATAATTTTGCATTAACTTACCAGTGAATCCCTATTATTGAAATTTGAACTCGTGGAGGCTAAAATTTTCACACAATTCAGAAGTACACAAATCGTCAATAAAAGTTTGGAAAAGATAGTGATTTTTTAAGGGCCATCTATCAGTGGTGTGCTTGGCCCTCACATGCTATGTTACCAATGAGTCATGGTTGACCAGTGTCTAGAATTTAGTCAACTTTACGTGGAGGGCTCTAGTTAAGTTGTTAATTCAAATTATTCCTAACTAAGAATTTGTATTTTGGATGAGGAACATCTTGGGGAGAGAGTGCGAGGTGCTAGCTCCATTACGGTCATGAATCTAATTTTTTGTCCGAGCGTGCCCGGAGCACAACCGGAGGCTTCATTTCTCCCGTGCCTTAAACCGAAATAGGGAACTTTTCacaaggtaattttttttttgggataatATTCTAGACTATTTAGGAACTAAAGTGGCAGCATAAGAAATTTATGGAGGATCATAAAAGTTTTAAATAACCTTAATTACGAGGTTATCATTGTGAACCTGATTTGTGTTTTTcgaatgttttttttcttttaccacTCCGTAATATATTACAAAAAATTTGGTGTATTGTTGaaataaattttttgaaaaccgTAGCTTTCATAAATAATTTTGTACGATAATTTTAAGACTTTTCGTGTAGGACTCATTATTCCCAAGtctctttattgattttttttcccaaaaCCAGCGCCACATGGAAAAACCATCGCCTGTTTAGGTTATGGCTTGTGAGCCGCCGGTATACGTCAAGCAACCAAGCCAAGTTTCCAGAGATCGGTGGCGTGAAGAAACTGGAATGTCCAGAGAGATACAATGAGAAGACAAAAGAATTTGGTGAAACGTGTTTACGTTAGATAATCAAATTGAGCAGCACAAAAAGAAGGTCGTGATTTGCACGTGAGACTCTACTATCAGTTACATTCTTAAACGGTCTCCACTTGTCATATCTGACGTGGCCAGCCATCAAAGCTTTCTTCTTTACGAAAAATCCAATGGCATTCTCGGGATTAAAGTTTGGGTTTACGACAGATACTAGTCCATCATGCTGCACCATGGCATGAGTTTGGGTCGCAAGAAAGAATTGTAAACCAAGGTGTAGAATTGGAGCAAAATTTACATACTTGGAGAGTAAAGACAATGTGTCCGTCTCAAAAATATCTCTTTCGACATGTGAAACCGAGCAATCATTCTGTTTCGGATCATTTTCGATAGCGTTATCAGGACTGCTTTTCTTAAAATATGTAAGAAACAAAGAAATGCGGAAAACAGAAGACGCCTAGATGTGGTCACTGATTCATTTTCCATATATGTTCCTAATTTTTGATTTATACGTTTCCTGGTAGAAGTGACCAAGTCATGTACTCAGTTATTACGTACTGGCTGTCGACTCTGGTTGTTTATGCAGTGCACCAGTTAAAAATCGAATGGAATGCAGATTTATTTTCACTTATTTTGTTATTGCCCGACCTGAAGTTTGAGTAGAACTTTTTGAAGTTAGGCTGTATCATATTGAGGACTAGTTGATATAAGAAaccaaatatatcccatcaagaCATAACAAATTTTAATACATTGCATCAAGCAATTCATTCATTACTGTTTGCTCAAACAAAACTATGTACTCACTACATGATCACAACCAACCCCATGGATTGTTCTGTAAAAGAAAGAAAACGTCATCGTCCCGAAACGCGTCATTGATCGGAAGGAATGTTCCATCAAACTAACTGCGTATAAGTCATTGATGGTGCATAATTGGTTTGAATTTTGTCTTGTATTGTGTTTACTTTACTCAGTTCATTTTTAGTAGATGCTTTATATCTTTCTTTGTCGATACTCTTCTTTTGTTTGGTTACATATATGTTGATGATGAATGTGATTTTCCTCTTTTAGGGTTAGAAAGCTCAAGCATTCATTCTTAATTTGGATTTATATAAACTTGCAACAGCTGTTTTTGTCCTTTACACCTCCTTAAACATCAATTTAGCTAAACAAAACTACCTTAAGACCACCACTAAGTTTCaatctttgttgttgttttgtttttgttttttttgaactgccgtttttcttttctttcgattccattttattttatgtttcatGAGGCACACATTTTTCGTCGTGCAAAAGTGCACGCTGAATCCAGGAAGCCGTGCATCTCGGATGGATGAACCCTATGATTTAACCAGAGCATGTTGTCAACGATGAACACAGTGGTGACTTCCTTATGAGACATCAAAAATGAATGTCCATCAAGCATGATATTCAAAATTTTAGTATTATAAACACTGTCTTTGTCTTACGTTTCTGCAGACAATTTTTGTTTCAGCAAGTGGATTCCAGTAGGAAGAGTTACGCGTAGAAAAAAAAACAGCTTGATGCCATAATCATGTCCAAAAAAATTAGAAGTCCTTTtctggttttgtttttgtttcttgtgGTGTTTGCTGTTCTTTATGGAAAGTAATTACAGCTGAAAGACCTCCGCTATCATCTGTGGATGTGACccagtttcttgtaataatacaATACTAGGAAAGCTGGATATGGTTGGACAACATTTGCAAAAATGCAACTTCATAAGTAGAATATTACTGATGCAGAAAATACATTTTCAACAACATCAATCACCAGTAGTCACCACAAGAACATTTACCATTGTCAAAATGATGGAATCGATTTGCATCTCTGACGATGATTTGCCTCCTAGCTATCTTCGAAATATACTTGGTAACGGTGTGGCAATCGCTACAAACTCGTAAATTCTTAGTTATTCTTATTAAACTTCCAGCTGGTGTGCATAGCGCAAAAGCCATTGCTAATCTCTCACTATGACCCCATAAtaacttcaccttcttctcttcgTCTACATCACGGAGAACACAACTTGTGTCAGGATAGTAACCTAAAGTCTCTATTTGTTTTCTTAACTCCTCCAGCATTTGATGGATTTCTTCCCAATACGGATGTGAATTATCTCCTGTGAAAAATGTATGAACCAAGTTATTTACTTCAAGCAAGCTATATCCTGGTGTTTTCCTCAACCCTCTCTTCCTCATTAGACCTCTAACGTAATCCACTTCGTTCCATCTTCCTCCTAGAGCATATATGTTTGATAAGATCACATAAATTCCAGGGTTCATCGAATCTAATGTAAGCAATCTATCGGCTGTTCTAATACCCATTTCGATTTTCTTGTGAGTTCGGCAACCACTAAGAAGTGCTTCAAGCACAGCATTGCCAGGCGCAAATGGCATTTGGTTGATCAAGGCTTCAGCTTCTTCAAGTCGACCTGCTCGGCTAAGAAGATCTACCATACAAGCAAAATGCTTCTCACTAGGGCTAATCTTGTAATCTTCATTCATGACTAGGAATAAGCTCATCCCTTCTTCCACAAGACCTGAATGACTACAAGCAGAGAAAAGAGAAATGAAAGTAGTTTGATTTGGTTGAATACCTTTCGTTTTCATCTGATCAAAAACATCGATAGCTTTATCTCCACGGCCATGAATGCCATAAGCAGTTATCATTGAATTCCACAGAACCACATCGGTTGATTTTAATCTGTCATCAAAAACCCTCTTTGCGGAGTCTAATTTTCCACATTTGGCGTACATATCAACCAATGCAGTTCTAATAACTTCATTAAACGAAATTTTATACCGTATCAAATAACCATGAACACTTCTTCCTTTCTTCAAAGAACCAACATGTGCACAAGCATGGATTAAGCTAACTAGGGTAACAACATTAGCAACTACCCCTTCCTCTTGCATCTGACCAAATAATCTCATTGCCTCCTCTGCATGCCCATTTTGTGCTAATCCCATCAACATTGCAGTCCATGAAATTACATTCctctccttcattcgagcaaaaacAGAACTAGCCAACTTTAAATCACCACACTTCGCATATAAATCAACAATTGCTGTTGACACAATGAAATTCGACTGAAGCCCTCTTCTTAAAACAAAACCATGAAGAACCTTCCCATTATCTAAACTAGATAGCTGAGCAGAACCCTGAAGCAGGCTAACAATCGTCACCGGATCAAATTCACAACCACTGAGAACTAATCTACGAAAAAGTTCAAATCCATCAAAaacacatccattctgaatgtaCCCAGAGATCATTGCATTCCACGAAACCAAGTTTCTCGTGGGCATCCTATCAAAAACCCTCCGAGCACTTTCAACATCGCCAATTTTACAATACATATCAACTAATGATGTAAGAACTAAA
Above is a genomic segment from Papaver somniferum cultivar HN1 chromosome 10, ASM357369v1, whole genome shotgun sequence containing:
- the LOC113317724 gene encoding pentatricopeptide repeat-containing protein At3g12770-like, which gives rise to MPCITKYVNVYQSVSKIPISSIFFKTVTSSIKDAQLPIVYRFISLLQEFSRNLICIQSIHAQIITNSLSKDEFLVTKVIKSYSDLGSLNDARKVFDQVTDPNIFIRNTMMGGYFRNEKFMDTIELYHRMRSLGLKTDSFTCTLALKACSSLSDVESGKIIMRNAMENGLASDRFLGSSMIKFLVKFGDIDEARSIFDELPCKDVVCWNSIIGGYVQKGNFHMAFNLFWKMLGGGIIPTQVSIASLTQACGGIGNLELGKCVHGFLNSLGMGFDILVLTSLVDMYCKIGDVESARRVFDRMPTRNLVSWNAMISGYIQNGCVFDGFELFRRLVLSGCEFDPVTIVSLLQGSAQLSSLDNGKVLHGFVLRRGLQSNFIVSTAIVDLYAKCGDLKLASSVFARMKERNVISWTAMLMGLAQNGHAEEAMRLFGQMQEEGVVANVVTLVSLIHACAHVGSLKKGRSVHGYLIRYKISFNEVIRTALVDMYAKCGKLDSAKRVFDDRLKSTDVVLWNSMITAYGIHGRGDKAIDVFDQMKTKGIQPNQTTFISLFSACSHSGLVEEGMSLFLVMNEDYKISPSEKHFACMVDLLSRAGRLEEAEALINQMPFAPGNAVLEALLSGCRTHKKIEMGIRTADRLLTLDSMNPGIYVILSNIYALGGRWNEVDYVRGLMRKRGLRKTPGYSLLEVNNLVHTFFTGDNSHPYWEEIHQMLEELRKQIETLGYYPDTSCVLRDVDEEKKVKLLWGHSERLAMAFALCTPAGSLIRITKNLRVCSDCHTVTKYISKIARRQIIVRDANRFHHFDNGKCSCGDYW
- the LOC113319002 gene encoding bidirectional sugar transporter SWEET14-like; this encodes MAAPLLVFIFGILGNIVSFMVYLAPLQTFYRVYKRKSSEGFQSLPYVVALFSAMLWMYYGLLKSDKSLLIPINAIGCTIESLYIIIYLVYAPQPARFSTVKMLLMVNVISFGTILLSTYYLIHKASVRLTALGWICSVFSVCVFAAPLMIMRKVIRTKSVEFLPFPLSCCLTLCAVMWFFYGLLVKDYYIALPNVLGFIFGIAQMLLYVIYRNAKKDVVPVPEVALNVVDLTKLETDMDKNKKETGAPDTHQIIVCDGVDPAVVIVRPTETIV